aatccgcCTTGAGCCTCACCGAGAAAGCCAGGctacaaatgaaataaacagaCATAAAAACGTGCGCTTCACATCTGCGCCGCAAAGCAAACGCTTCCTGCCCCCTCTGTCGCGCCTGCGCGTTGCGGGCGCGACCTTTCGGCGAGCGTGCGCAGTCTGCGGGAAGAGGAAGGCGCGTGCGCAGGAGCCCGCGCCTGCGCAGTGGGCGGCAAACTGTCACTCGCGGCGCCGTTTGTCCGTCCGCGCGCCGTTGCCGTGGCAGCCGTTGCCCTCCGCGGCCTGGCTGGGAGCCCTTCGAGCGGGACGGAGGCCCCCGGCGGCACCAGCGGCAGCCCCGCCGCGGCCTCCTCCCCGTCCCCGTCCCCGCCGCAGCCCCTCGCGCTGCTGGTGATGCAGCCCTGCGGCGGGGGCGGAGAAGGGGAGGCCTCGGCGGGCGCCGCGCTCCGGCCCCGGGGCCCCGCCGCCGAGGCGCCCCCTCCCCCGGGCGGCCTCGTGCTCTTCTACGAGCTGGGCACCGCGGCCGAGCCCGAGGCGGACGGCGAGGCGGCGGGCGGCGAGAGCGCGGGCAGccccggcggtggcggcggcggcctggACGACCTGGACGACgaggaggagggcggcggcggcggcaagaGCTGCACCTACCAGGGCTGCAGCGAGACCACCACGCAAGTGGCCAAGCAGCGCAAGCCCTGGATGTGCAAGAGGCACCGCAACAAGATGTACAAGGACAAGTACAAGCGCAAGAAGAGCGACCAGgcgctgggaggaggaggagggggcgccgGAGGCCCCGCCGCCACGGCGGTTGCAGCAACAGCGCCTGGAGCGggaaccgccgccgccgccgccaccaccccgGGAGGCAGCGGGCGGGTTGAGGTGAGGGGGCAGAAGGAGAGCTGTCAGGCTTCAGTGcctcgttgcatttcagcaatagtacACTTCACTCCAGagaagttttattaagaaagcaaacgggttcggTAGGTCTGCTTAAGTTTGTACAGACCTAccgaacccgtttgctttcttaataaaaccttAAACtctctggagtgaagtttactattgctgaaatgcaatAGTAAGAATACAGGTGGGGGAAATACAGGCCATCTTTATAGGGGACCCACACTGGAACTGATTacacgtaatggctttgaaatgcaaaacgtcagggttctttcaagcttctagagaGGCCAGGGTTCTGGCGGAATTGACACCTTGAGGACAGATAGCCGATTTACAAAaggaaggcttgctttgaagtggaagtattaGTGCCTCCGGCTTTCACACCTTCCTCCCAAAcggaagagactttcccacgagaccgggggggggggggggaagaacacggagcttgcttatccggggcccaactgggtgccctcgctgacactccgcctccccaaagacccctccccgggTTTTCTCGGTTTGGCGGGGTAGTGCCGATGGAATTCCGCTACCAGGGTGGGGGCCTTTACGtgcacagcggacacccactcatcgtggctggagttcaggtgtctccaatgcacgagatactccagctggcccctccgtACCCGAGAATCTAACACCCTGGAGATCTCaaggtgccctcgctgacaagaTCCCACCAAGAAcaggggagggggccgtggctcataaggtcccaggttcagtccccggcatctccacttaaagggactgggcaagcaggttaTGTGAGACaatggagagccatggagaggggctttggctcagcggtagagcctctgcttggcatgcagaaggtcccaggttcagtctccggcatctccagttaaagggactgtgcAAGTAGGTTacgtgaaagacttcagcctgagaccctggagagccacggagaggggctgtggctcagtggtagagcctctgcttggcatgcagaaggtcccaggttcagtccccggcatctccagttacagggactaggcaagcaggtggtgtgaatagacccctgcctgagaccctggagaactgctgccggtttgagtagacaagactgattttgatggtccaagggtctgattcagtatcaggcagcttcatgtgtttggggaggggccgtggctcagtggtagagcctctgcttggcatgcagaaggtcccaggttcagtccccggcatctccagttaaagggactaggcaagcaggtgatatgaaagacctccgcctgagaccctggagagctgctgccagtctgagtagacaatactgactttgatggaccaagggtctgattcagtatcaggcagcttcatgtgtttcgggaggggctgtggcctctGCTtcgcaagcaggtgatgtgaaagacctcaacctgagaccctggatagccgctgccggtctgagtagacaacactgactttgatggaccaaaggcttgattcagtatcaggcagcttcatatgttcaacagGGGCCCGACTACAGGCGGTGTTAATGGGTGTGACTTCCCCGGGCCTGGCCAGGGCCAGGCTCCAGAATATGGTCTGTTGTCATCTTCCTAGTAATAAAGTAGGAACATTTCTTTTGCGACTCCAGAGATGATGGAATGCTGTTCATCTGTTAGGGGCCTGGACAACAAGAGTCCCAGTGCTGAAGTTGCCTCTCTATGAAAGTGGCAGGCTCATGTGATCCCATATAAAAAATAAACGGATTGCTTTGTAAGTCAGTTCTCGAGCCATGTTTTACCCCAGAGAGTACACTTTCCAAGTTTGGGGGAAAGTACGGCCTTTTATGCTGGGATGTTTCCCATGGTAACCCCCGCTgagtgcttcagggcttccttttgattatgagtGCTTTTCCCATTCGTCagcggtcacctcgctctccccttgtgctttgcctgcattttccagattctggttaaaactgcatctggaaaacacaagcaaaacacttggggagagcaaggtgacttctgacaggtggaaaaggtatgcataatcaaaaggaagccccgaagctgtCAGCGGGGGTGatcatggggaaacgtccctgtgtAAAAGGCCTGTAAGGAGTTGTAATGAAAGTGATCCATAGATTTCTGTTCTTACTACTTTGGAGCTTTGGAGGAGATTTGCTATCCTTTCTCCGGCCTCCCACCTATCTGCCTCCTACAAATACACTCTTTGTCTCATATCATGGTTTTGGTATGTCTGGCCCTCCATTATATATTTGAAGGACAGCTCCGTTGCATTCACAACAATGTGCATAATTATGTTGAAGGTTAATGATGTAGGGATTGCATTTAATTGTGTGaaagtttacatttttttaagATGCTGCTATTGTTGGATGCATTGTTACACAGCCACTCTGAGGAAATTTGTATTATGCAATGGGCAGCAGGAGCGTTTGCTATTAACAGAATAACAATGCTGTTCCTCTTTGCTGCACTATTGCTATGCTCTAGATCATCTTGAAGAAACCACAGGTCGTGG
This sequence is a window from Euleptes europaea isolate rEulEur1 chromosome 12, rEulEur1.hap1, whole genome shotgun sequence. Protein-coding genes within it:
- the RFXAP gene encoding regulatory factor X-associated protein; the encoded protein is MQPCGGGGEGEASAGAALRPRGPAAEAPPPPGGLVLFYELGTAAEPEADGEAAGGESAGSPGGGGGGLDDLDDEEEGGGGGKSCTYQGCSETTTQVAKQRKPWMCKRHRNKMYKDKYKRKKSDQALGGGGGGAGGPAATAVAATAPGAGTAAAAATTPGGSGRVEDCTENSGSASKQRTGSIGDRPAKPTLLEQVLNHKRLSLLRSPEVVHFLQKRQQLLSQQALEQRQQQFSGAPV